Genomic DNA from Pistricoccus aurantiacus:
GGCGCTGTTCCAGAATCCGATCTTCATCGGTACCTTCGCCGGGCTCTTCGTGGTGCTGGCTCTGGCCATGTTTGGTCTCTTCGAGCTGAATCTGCCGACGTTCCTGCGTAACCGTCTGGGTCAGATCCAGCAGCGTCAACACGGCGGCCATCTGGGCGGTGCCGCGGCCATGGGGGTGCTCTCCGCGCTGCTGGTCGGTCCCTGCATGACCGCGCCCCTGGCGGGAGCGCTTCTGTATATTGCCGAGAGCGGTGACGCCTGGCAGGGCGGCCTGGCGCTCCTGGCTCTGGGCCTGGGCATGGGGGCACCCTTGCTCCTGGTGGGCATGATCGGTCCCCGGCTGCTGCCTCGCCCGGGTTCCTGGATGGTAAGGGTTCGCGCCCTGTTCGGCTTCGTGCTGCTGGGCATGGCGATCTGGTTCGCCGATCGGGTGCTACCGGGTTCAATCGTTCTAGGCTTATGGGGCGCGCTGATCCTCAGCCTGGCCCTGGCGCTCTGGCAGATGGCAAAAACCGCCCCGGACGAAGAAACCATGCCCCTGGCCATGATCAGCCGCAGCGCCGGCGCCGTCCTTGGTCTCTGGGGAATTGTCTTGATCGTCGGCGCCGCCGGAGGAAGTAAAGACCCGTTCCAGCCCTTGGCATTCCTGGCTGGCAGCGGCGGCGGCCAGTCCGTGGCGCCAACCGGCGGCGCTCCTCTACCCTTCGAGATCATCGACGGTCAGAAGGAACTGCAGGCGCGTCTGATCCAGGCGTCGAATCAGGATCAGTGGACCCTGCTGGAGTTCACCGCGGACTGGTGTATCTCCTGCGAGGTGATCGAGAAAGAAGTCTTCGGCGACTCCCGGGTACAGCAGGCGTTGGCTCAGGTGCAGCGTCTAAGCGAGGACGTGACGAAAAATACCCCCACCGATCAGGCGATAATGCGCGACCAGGAGGTGCTGGGCCCGCCGACTTTGATGCTTTTCGGTCCGGATGGCGAGGAACGTCGCGATCTGCGAGTGATCGGTGAGCTGAGCGCCGAGGAATTTCTCGAGCGCCTGGAACAGGCTCGAGACGGTTTATCCGCCACGGGAGATCCGGCATGACGATGCTTGAGCAGAGTGTGGCCTTGGGGCCAGTGGCAATCAGCCTGGGGCGGCTGTTGATCCTGGCTGCCTTTCTCGTCGCCTTGCTGGTCGGAGCACTACTAGGCCGGCGGCAGCGTACCAGCATCGGTGATACCCTGTTCGCCACGCTTCTGGTAGCGATAATCGGCGCCCGCCTGGCCTTCCTGGCGCGCTACTGGGACAGCTACACCGGCCCCTTCGAGATGCTGGATATCCGCGATGGCGGCTTCGATATTCTCGGCGGGCTGATCGCCGGGCTGGCTTACGCTGCCTGGCGTTTCTACCGCGTTCCGGCGCAGCGTCGCGCGCTCATTGGTGCCCTGGTCAGTGGCCTGCTGATATGGGGCGTCACCGCCGGTAGCCTGATGATAATGGTCGATCAATCCCGTCCGTTGCCGGCCATCGCCCTGGAAACTCTCGACGGTCGGGGCACGGATCTCGTTACGCTTCATGAGTCGACCGGCGAGCCCATGGTGGTCAATCTCTGGGCCACCTGGTGCCCGCCCTGCCGTCGGGAAATGCCGCTGCTGGGCAAGGCGCAACGGCGGGAAGACGCAGTGACCTTCGTCTTCGTTAACCAGGGAGAATCCTCGTCTCGGGTGCGCGTCTATCTGAACGAGGAATCTCTTGGCCTCGACAATGTGCTGCTCGATCCTCCCTTGGCCTTGGGCGAGCGGGTCGGCGCCATGGGCATGCCCACCACCTTGTTCTACGATGCCCGGGGGCAACTGGTGGATACCCACTTCGGCGAGCTTTCCAGGGCAACCCTGGCCCGAGGTCTTGAGCAGCTTCGCTGAGCGTGTCTCCACGCTTCATTCATACGGTTGATTCGCTGCCCTTCAACCGCCTATCCACAAGAGGAACTTGCATGAGTCCTACCTTTTGCCGTTCGCGGCTCGTTCTACCCTTGACCGCTGGCCTGCTGACGCTTGGCCTGATAACCGGTCAGGCGCAGGCCCAGGAGCAATCCTCGAACCTGCCCGCGCCGATTCAGTTTCTGACTACTCAAGGGCTCGAAGTGCACGGTACCTTCGAGGCACCCGGCGATCTGACCGGCTACGCCGCCAGCGTGCAGGGTCAGCCGATGGCGGTCTATCTCACCGGCGACGGCAAGCACGCGATTATCGGCAACCTGATCGACGCGGAAGGCAACAACCTTTCCAGCGAGCCCCTGGAAAAGCTCGTCAGCGGGCCGAAGAACGCCGAGAACTGGGCGCAGCTGGAAGACAGCGCCTGGATCCAGGATGGCGACAAGAACGCCCCGCGAATCCTGTACGTGTTCACCGATCCCAACTGCCCTTACTGCAAGAAATTCTGGGAGGAAGCACGGCCCTGGATCGAATCCGGCGACGTGCAGATGCGCCATATCATGATCGGCATCCTGCGTCCGGACAGCTCGGACAAGGCCGCCGCCCTGCTGGCTGCGGACGACCCCGAACAGGCGCTGAACGATTACTACCTGGAAGACGATCAGAAACCCACGTCCCAGCCCACGGAAACGGCCAAGGAAAAGGTGGAGGATAACAACCGGCTGATGAAAGACGCCGAGCTCTACGCCACTCCGACGATCTTTTACCGGAATGGCGACGAGGTCGGGGTCGCTCAGGGCGTCCCCCAGGGAGACAAGATGGAAGAGGTAATGGGCAGCGCCAGGCCTTGAGCCTATTCGACAGGTAGGATCAGCCGGGCTTCGAAGCCGCCTTGTGCCGGGGTGGCGAAGCTCAGCTCGCCCCCGGCGCGCTGAGCGATGGCGGCGACGATCGCCAGCCCCAGGCCGCTGCCCTGCTGCTTGCCGGCACGCCAGAAGCGCTCGGCCAGATGAGCCAGCGCCTCCTGAGGCGGTCCGCTGCCCGCATCGCGCACCGTGACGGTAATCCAGTGCTGATCCGAGCACGAAGCCTCCAGAACAACCGGCCGATCTCCCGGGCCATGG
This window encodes:
- the dsbG gene encoding thiol:disulfide interchange protein DsbG, producing MSPTFCRSRLVLPLTAGLLTLGLITGQAQAQEQSSNLPAPIQFLTTQGLEVHGTFEAPGDLTGYAASVQGQPMAVYLTGDGKHAIIGNLIDAEGNNLSSEPLEKLVSGPKNAENWAQLEDSAWIQDGDKNAPRILYVFTDPNCPYCKKFWEEARPWIESGDVQMRHIMIGILRPDSSDKAAALLAADDPEQALNDYYLEDDQKPTSQPTETAKEKVEDNNRLMKDAELYATPTIFYRNGDEVGVAQGVPQGDKMEEVMGSARP
- the dsbD gene encoding protein-disulfide reductase DsbD, which codes for MGVAIAADRVSAVQRWLWPLALIMLMALGTIQATQAQEFLPPDEAFKLDLGQQDNELIAHFEVTPGYYLYRERLSVETADGAIEELNLPDGDIIEDEYFGRSEVYHRDVTLRAALDGARSATLTWQGCAEAGLCYPPQRRSIELDEVPEASDALLASLANGSNVASDEGDKTSEAAETSTNPRENTLGEDQRLAAQLADGQSLWFLAAFFGMGLLLTFTPCVLPMIPILSSLVVGSQRDAKHPMLGGLVLSLAFVIPMALTYSLLGVAAALAGANLQALFQNPIFIGTFAGLFVVLALAMFGLFELNLPTFLRNRLGQIQQRQHGGHLGGAAAMGVLSALLVGPCMTAPLAGALLYIAESGDAWQGGLALLALGLGMGAPLLLVGMIGPRLLPRPGSWMVRVRALFGFVLLGMAIWFADRVLPGSIVLGLWGALILSLALALWQMAKTAPDEETMPLAMISRSAGAVLGLWGIVLIVGAAGGSKDPFQPLAFLAGSGGGQSVAPTGGAPLPFEIIDGQKELQARLIQASNQDQWTLLEFTADWCISCEVIEKEVFGDSRVQQALAQVQRLSEDVTKNTPTDQAIMRDQEVLGPPTLMLFGPDGEERRDLRVIGELSAEEFLERLEQARDGLSATGDPA
- a CDS encoding prolipoprotein diacylglyceryl transferase family protein yields the protein MTMLEQSVALGPVAISLGRLLILAAFLVALLVGALLGRRQRTSIGDTLFATLLVAIIGARLAFLARYWDSYTGPFEMLDIRDGGFDILGGLIAGLAYAAWRFYRVPAQRRALIGALVSGLLIWGVTAGSLMIMVDQSRPLPAIALETLDGRGTDLVTLHESTGEPMVVNLWATWCPPCRREMPLLGKAQRREDAVTFVFVNQGESSSRVRVYLNEESLGLDNVLLDPPLALGERVGAMGMPTTLFYDARGQLVDTHFGELSRATLARGLEQLR